The Lysobacter gummosus sequence GCTGCTGTGGACCAACGACCTGTTGACCTCGGCGCGGCGGATTTACGAAGACTTCGGCTTCAAGCTGATCGAGGAAGAGCGCCACCACAGCTTCGGCCACGATCTGGTCGGGCAGGTGTGGACGCGCGAGCTGGATTGATCGCGGCGCGCGTTTTCTGAGCCGCGCCGAATCACGCGGGCGGGCTCAGGCGACCAGCGCCTGCATGCCCATCAAGGCCGCGGCCACGGTCTGGCGGCGCACCGCCTCGCGATCGCCGTCGAAGTGGAAGACTTCCGCGCGCGGATAGCCGCCGCGGCGTTTCCAGGCAATCCAGACCGTGCCGACCGGCTTGTCCTCGGTGCCGCCGCCGGGCCCGGCGATGCCGGTCACCGCGACACCGATGGTCGCTCCGGTATTGGCCAGGGCGCCGGAGACCATTTCGATCACGGTCTCGCGGCTGACCGCGCCGAACTGTTCCAGCGTCTGCGGACGCACGCTGAGCAGGGCCTGCTTGGCCTCGTAGCTGTACGCGACCAGCCCGCACTCGAACCAGGCCGAGGAACCGGCGATATCGGTCAGGGTCTTGGCGATCCAGCCGCCGGTGCAACTTTCGGCGGTGACCAGCATGTGGTGATTGAGGCGGGCGTCCTCGCCGATCTGCTGGGCGAGGCGCTGCAAGGCGATGTCGGAGGCGTCTGCGGTCATGGCGCTCACTATAACGGGCGAAGGCGACGCGGCTTTGCTGAGTGAGTGGATGCGCTTGCGAGCCGCGGGCTCGCGCATCCACGAACGCCAGGGCGACCAGCCCTGACCGGGTCGTCAATCGATCGGGAGCGAAGCCGCCTGACTTCAGACGGCCGCGTCTGCCCCCGAAAGGTATGTCGCGATAAAGCCCTGGATCCCCGCCTTCGCGGGGATGACGGCCGGAAGATTCGATCTCCCATCGCCCCGCTGCCGCACTCCCCACGCCTGCAAGCGCGGCCAGCCCTGGCCGGGTTGCCAACCGATCGGGAGCGATGCCGCCTGACTTCAGACGGCCGCGTCTGCCACCGAAAGGCACGTCGCGATAAAGCCCTGGATCCCCGCCTTCGCGGGGATGACGGCAGGAAAGTTCGGTCCCCTCCCGCGCCCGCACTCCCAAGGCCTGCGAACACCGCCGCCGCCCGACCTCAACGCGCCCCAAACTCCCCGCGATACTTCTCCAACAACGGCCGCAATGGCACCTGCCAGATGTTGTAAAGCGAATTATCCCAGGCAGCGATGCGCTTCAGATCGGCGCGGGTCTGCTCGCGGGTCCGCGGATACCCCACCGGCACCGTGCGTTCGCTGCTGAAGTACAACGTCTTCAGATCCGGACTCAAGCGCGCTTCGGCATCCGAGTTCGGGCCGTTGACCACATCGCCCAGCCACTGCGGCGTGCCCCAGCCTGCGCCGCCGCGGAACACCACGAACAGATCCATCGACTTGCTCGCCGGTTCGCGCCGCGAGCCGAAGATCAGGAACGATTCGTCCGGCGCCACCGCCGGATCGACGTCGTTCTGCTCGCCGCCGCTGAATGGCAGCGGCTGCGGCTCCTCGAACCGGCCATCGCGCATCTGGCTGCGGAACAGTTGGAAATTGCCGGTCTTGGTGTTGGGCTGCATGAAGTACAGCGAACCGTCGGCGGCGACGGTTGGGGCGTAGATCGAGGTGCTGCGGTTGATCTGTTCCGGCAGACGCTCCGGCGCGCTCCAGCCCTTGCCGGTGCGGCGCACCTGCCATAGCGCGCTGGCTTTGCCCGGCCAGGCCTTGCCGTTGTAGAACCCATCGCCGGGCTTGTCGCCGGCGCGCGCCGGACGGTTGGACACGTAGACCATGTACGAGCCGTCGGGTGCCATCGATGGCTCCATGTCGCTCCATTCGCCGGAGAAATCCGCGATGCGCGGCTCGCTCCAGCCATCGGCGATGCGGTGCGATTCCATGATCGCCGCAGTGTCCGGCGCCTGCCGGCCGAAGTAGACGGTGTCGCCGTCGGGCGTGAACGCGGGCGCGGCGTCGTGGCCGGCGCCGGAGATCACCCCGGGCGAGAAAATCGTAGGCGCGGTTTGCACAGGCGCAGTCGCGGCGGCGAACGACGGCGACGACAAACCGGCGCACAGCGCCAATGCCGCCGACGCTTGCGCCAGCGGTTTGATCAAGGAAGTCATGCGGCAGTCCGATGCGTGGAAAGCGAACGTCGCGTCCGCGGGCAACACCGGTCCATGGCCCAGGTTCGCGGCTCACGCTAGGCGCGCGGACAGGCGCGGGCATGTGCCGCTAGTCATCGCGGGCGCCGGTTTGGCGCTTGCAGCAAGCATCGCTGACAAGTGTCAGGCGGCGCGATGGTGGCGGGTGCGATGCGCGAGATCGACGCTTGGGCGTTCGCGTCGTCGCAAAGTCGTTGATGAAGCCACGCAGTCGCAGCCTGCGCCGCTCCTGCAGTGCAACCGCAGGAGCGGCGATTACGAAACCGGACTGCAATGAAACCCCACGAAGGATTCGCCTACCCCGCTCCCGCCACGCCGCATGCGCAGCGGCGGGAGCATCGGCGGCCCTCAGGGCTCAGTACATCACCCGGAAGGTCATGCCATAGGTACGCGGTGCTCCGAGGAAGGCATTCCACGAACCGGTCTGCAGCGGCGCGTCGAAGCCGACCTGCTTGTATTCCTCGTCGAACAGATTCATCGCCCAGGCTTCGATCATCCAGCGCCGGTTCTTGGCGCCGAAGCCCAGGCGCGCGTTGACCACGGTGTAGGCGTCCTGCGACTTCTCCGGGTCGAGGTCGGAACCGGTGTTGTAGTCGGAGGAATACTTCGCGCCGATGTTGAAGCGGCCGACCAGATCGGAGGCGAAATCCCACTGGTACGTCACCGACGCCGAGGCCGACCACAGCGGCGCGAAGCTCGCGCGCGCGCCGGGCAGCTTGGCGAGGTCGGCATCGGGCAAGGGATCGTCGCCGTACTTGGTGTCGGCGTACATCACGCCGCCCTGCAGCATCAGGCCCTTGAGGCCGGTCTGCCACATGATTTCGGTGTCGATGCCCTGCGACACCACTTCCGGGATCGAACGCACCACGAAGCTGGTGCCCAGGAAGCTGTTGAGCTGGAAGTCGGTATAGGTCTGGTGGAACAAGGTCGCGTTGAGCAACAGGTTGCCGCCGGCCCAGGTGGTCTTGGCGCCCAACTCGTAGCTATCGACGAACTCGCCCGGGAACGAGGTGTCGTTGACCGGCGCGATGCCGGCGGTGCCCGCCGACAGGCCGTTGGAAGACTGCACGCGATCGAGATTGAAACCGCCGGCCTTGTAGCCGCGCGCGGCCGAGGCGTAGCCCATCACGTGCTCGTTCCAGCGATACGCCGCCTTCAACGTGCCCGACCATTCCTTCTCGTCGCGTTCCTGATTGGTCACCCGGCCGTTGTGCAAGGTGTTGGCCCACGGCAGGCACATGAAGCCGACCACCTGCGGCACCAGCGCGCCGAGCGCTGCGACCGGCACGCCGCGCGCGGCCAGCGCCTGGCCGACCCGCGCCGGATTCGACAGCGCCGCGCCGCAGCCCAGGCCGCCATTGGGATTGCTGTAGACCGAATCGAGTTCCTTGTTTTCCTTGGTGTAGCGCAGGCCCAGGGTGATATCGAGCTGATCGGTCGCGTGCCAGGTGTTGTTCGTGAACAACGCCACGCTCTTGCTGTTCTGCTGATAACGGTCGAGCGCGCCGAGGCCGCCGAAGCTGCTGCCGAACGGACGCCCCGCCGCCTGCGACAGGAAGGTCGCGGCGTTGGCGGTGTTGACCATGCCGGCCGGGAAACGCGCGGCGATCTGGCTCAGCACGGCGGTGGACAGATACGGCTCGTAGTGCGCGCCCAGGCTGTAGGAGTCGTTGCGCTTGAGGTCTTCGTCGGCATAGAACAGCCCGACCATCCAGTCGAGCTTGTCGGTCGCGCCGGTCAGGCGGAATTCCTGGCTGAACTGCTTGAAGCCGGTGAACGATTCGTCCGGATCGGCGTCGCGGTAGATCATGTCGGCGGTGGTGAAATCGAAGTCCAGGCCGTTGATCGCCTGCCAATCGCGCGAGGCGGTGATCGAGGTCAGAGTGGCGCCGCCGAACCACGGCGTGATCCAGTTGACCTCGGCGGAAATGCCCTTGTCCTTGATGTCCTGCGTGGTCGGGCGGTTGCTCCACGCGCGGCGCGCGAACGGATCGGCCACCGGCGCCACGCCGATGCCGCCGACCAGGCCGTTGATGATCGCCGAGGTCGGCCCGCGCACCGTGGTCAGGCCGACGCAGCAGTTTTCTTCGCGGCTGGTGAAGTCCGCGATCAGGTTGATGTCGAGGTTCTCGGTCGGCTCCAACAGCAGCTGGCCGCGCAAGGTGTGGAAGTTCTGGTCGCCGTCCTCGCGCTCGCCGCGCGGGCCGCGGCCGACTTCTACATCGGTGAAGCCGTCGCGCTTGCGCTTGGCGCCGTAGATGCGGAAGGCGGCGTTTTCGCCGATCGTGGTGTTGAGCGAACCGGCCGCGCCGAGCGCGCCGTAGTTGCCGATGGTGAGTTCGCCCTCCACCGTGGTGTCGTAGCTCGGACGGCGGGTGATCACGTTGATCACGCCGGCCGAGGTGTTCTTGCCGAACACCGTGCCCTGCGGGCCCTTGAGCACTTCGATGCGCTCGATCTCGCCCAGGTCGCCGAAACCCACGCCGTTGCGCGGGCGATACACGCCGTCGATGACCACGCCGACCGAAGACTCCAGACCGGCGTTGTCGCCTACCGTGCCGATGCCGCGGATGCGCGCCACCGTCTGCACCTCGCTCTGGGTGCTGCTGACGGTCAGGCCCGGCACCAGCAGTTGCACGTCCTTGACGTCGCGCACGCCGGTGTCGCGCAGCAGTTGCTCGGGCAAGGCGGTGATCGAGATCGGCACGTCCTGCATCGCCTCCTCGCGTTTTTGCGCGGTGACGGTCAGACCGGCGAGCGTCTTGGCTTCCTCTTGCTGCGGCGGCGCGGCGGCTTGTTGCGCCTGCGTCTGCGAAGCGAAAGCGGCCAGGCCGAATGCGATGGCCAAGGACAAGGACTTGCGACCCGGCGAGCGAGCGATCATCTGGTATTCCCCTTTGTGAAAACGTTTCGTCGAAAACGTGCGGACTTCGATGTCTGCGATGCGATGACGGTGATGCGGCCTGCCTGTGTCCGGTTCCCATCCGGCACGTGCCGCGCCAAGCGTCCAAGTCGCATGCGCGGTCCACGCGCGATGCGGCCCTGGTATGCGAGACGGGTATCGAATGTGCGTCCGGAAATTAGCATGACGACGGCACACGTCATGCGGCGTCGCAACACCTTTGTGTCGGCAAGTAATTGCGCCGGCGAATTCGGCGCGATAAACGAACGAACGTTCGGGTTTTAGCTGGGTGGATGGGCTTTGATCGGAGCGGCGCGAGTTCGCCTGTTCGTCTAAGCGACAGGGTTTCTTCGTGGTGATCGCGAGCGCGCTACGGCGGCCATTGGATCGCGCCGTCAGTCAAACCACTTGAACGATAGGAGCGATGTAGAGCCCCTCTCCCGCTTGCGGGAGAGGGGTTGGGGTGAGGGTGTGTGAGGAGTTGTAGGCAAAGCAAGAGCATTCGCGCCTGCGGCGCTCATTCCCTCACCCCAGCCCTCTCCCGCGCCCCGAAGGAAGTCACCTTGGGTGGCAAGCGGGAGAGGGAGAAGGCACGGTTTAGTCGCAACTCTTTCAGCTACCCCACTCAATCCCTAACCAACGTCGATTTCCCGAACAAACTCTCCACCAGATCGATCGCCACCAACGCCGTGCCGTTATCGCGATCCAGGATCGGATTGAGCTCGACGATGTCCAGCGACCCCACCCGCCCGCTCTCGGCGATCATCTCCATCGCCAACTGCGCCTCGCGGTAGTTGGGCCCGCCCGCGACCACGGTGCCGACGCCCGGCGCGATGCTGGGATCGAGGAAATCGACATCGAAGCTGACATGGATGTGGGTGTTGTCGTCCACCCCATCCAGCGCCTGCTCCATCACCCGCCGAATGCCGATGTCGCCGATCTTGCGCATGTCGTATACCGGCAAGCCATGGCGCTTGATCAGTTGCTTCTCGCCGGCATCGACCGAGCGCGTACCGATCTGGCGCATCTCATCGACCTGCATCGCCGGCGCTTGCCCGCCCAGGTGGGTGAGTTCGCGCGGCCCCAGTCCGATGAGGCAGGCCACCGGCATGCCGTGCATGTTGCCGGTCGGGGT is a genomic window containing:
- a CDS encoding CinA family protein; protein product: MTADASDIALQRLAQQIGEDARLNHHMLVTAESCTGGWIAKTLTDIAGSSAWFECGLVAYSYEAKQALLSVRPQTLEQFGAVSRETVIEMVSGALANTGATIGVAVTGIAGPGGGTEDKPVGTVWIAWKRRGGYPRAEVFHFDGDREAVRRQTVAAALMGMQALVA
- a CDS encoding TolB family protein, giving the protein MTSLIKPLAQASAALALCAGLSSPSFAAATAPVQTAPTIFSPGVISGAGHDAAPAFTPDGDTVYFGRQAPDTAAIMESHRIADGWSEPRIADFSGEWSDMEPSMAPDGSYMVYVSNRPARAGDKPGDGFYNGKAWPGKASALWQVRRTGKGWSAPERLPEQINRSTSIYAPTVAADGSLYFMQPNTKTGNFQLFRSQMRDGRFEEPQPLPFSGGEQNDVDPAVAPDESFLIFGSRREPASKSMDLFVVFRGGAGWGTPQWLGDVVNGPNSDAEARLSPDLKTLYFSSERTVPVGYPRTREQTRADLKRIAAWDNSLYNIWQVPLRPLLEKYRGEFGAR
- a CDS encoding TonB-dependent receptor yields the protein MIARSPGRKSLSLAIAFGLAAFASQTQAQQAAAPPQQEEAKTLAGLTVTAQKREEAMQDVPISITALPEQLLRDTGVRDVKDVQLLVPGLTVSSTQSEVQTVARIRGIGTVGDNAGLESSVGVVIDGVYRPRNGVGFGDLGEIERIEVLKGPQGTVFGKNTSAGVINVITRRPSYDTTVEGELTIGNYGALGAAGSLNTTIGENAAFRIYGAKRKRDGFTDVEVGRGPRGEREDGDQNFHTLRGQLLLEPTENLDINLIADFTSREENCCVGLTTVRGPTSAIINGLVGGIGVAPVADPFARRAWSNRPTTQDIKDKGISAEVNWITPWFGGATLTSITASRDWQAINGLDFDFTTADMIYRDADPDESFTGFKQFSQEFRLTGATDKLDWMVGLFYADEDLKRNDSYSLGAHYEPYLSTAVLSQIAARFPAGMVNTANAATFLSQAAGRPFGSSFGGLGALDRYQQNSKSVALFTNNTWHATDQLDITLGLRYTKENKELDSVYSNPNGGLGCGAALSNPARVGQALAARGVPVAALGALVPQVVGFMCLPWANTLHNGRVTNQERDEKEWSGTLKAAYRWNEHVMGYASAARGYKAGGFNLDRVQSSNGLSAGTAGIAPVNDTSFPGEFVDSYELGAKTTWAGGNLLLNATLFHQTYTDFQLNSFLGTSFVVRSIPEVVSQGIDTEIMWQTGLKGLMLQGGVMYADTKYGDDPLPDADLAKLPGARASFAPLWSASASVTYQWDFASDLVGRFNIGAKYSSDYNTGSDLDPEKSQDAYTVVNARLGFGAKNRRWMIEAWAMNLFDEEYKQVGFDAPLQTGSWNAFLGAPRTYGMTFRVMY
- the rocF gene encoding arginase, yielding MSPSPTAVTLIGAPTDIGAGYRGARLGPEALRIAGLSESLRALGLDVADRGNLDGPPNPWTEPVDGYRHLDEVVAWNQSVMDAVGAELRGGRMPILLGGDHCLGLGSITAVARHCREHGKKLRVLWLDAHADFNTHDITPTGNMHGMPVACLIGLGPRELTHLGGQAPAMQVDEMRQIGTRSVDAGEKQLIKRHGLPVYDMRKIGDIGIRRVMEQALDGVDDNTHIHVSFDVDFLDPSIAPGVGTVVAGGPNYREAQLAMEMIAESGRVGSLDIVELNPILDRDNGTALVAIDLVESLFGKSTLVRD